In bacterium, the genomic stretch TCACGAATAAACGATTTCCGTGATAATAAAGCGCGGCTTGCAAATAAATGTCCCATAAAAACACCTCCTTAACCGCTCAAAGGTAGGCGAAAAGGACATTACAACCTATGATTTATGTCATGTTGGGAATAAGGAATTTGATTCCAGTTTATTATAAAAGCTGCAAAGCATTTTCTCTATGCTCGAGTAGGTTCAAAACTTGAGGATTTCCTTTCTTAAGTGCTTTTAATTCATCCTTAGTAATATTGACCAGTTCTATTCCTGCCTTCTTATAAACAACTCCAGGAGACGAAAATGCATTTACTTTTTGAAATTGAATAGCTTGCTTGTTTTCACTTGGTGTGATTAGGCAAATTTTGCAATACTTTGTCCTATACAAATGGAGCATCTGATCGCCTGAAATCTTTCCCATATTTAGTAACTCTTTAGCTGATACTTTACGAGGATATATATGTTCCTCGCTAATTTGCGGATTCTTATCACGAAATGATTTGATGACTTTTCTTGAAATCAGACCTGAAAAGGATTCATCCATCTTGGGAATATACCAAATTGCGGCACCAATCGTTGTCTCAATGAGAGCTTTCTGGCCGAAATTTGCGCAGATGTATATTGGACGAACAGCGTTTAGAAGGTCTGCAAGAACATTGCAACGGTCAATAATTTTGGATATTGTTGTTGATTTAACGTATTTCATGATAACTCAAAACTCTGTGGCAATTCCGAAGTGAACTTTTCCGTTGTTGAATGAATCGCCTTTTCCGAGGCCGTAATCAAGAGCGAATAATCCAAGGCGCGTCTGAAAGCGGATACCGAAACCGTAACCTATGGGCCAGCCGTCTTCAGTGATGACGCGTGTTTGATCGCCGGGCGCGTACTCCTTCCGATAGTAATAACCGGCATCCCAAAAAACAAAAATGCGCGACTGGCGCGAGGTCAGCCAACGTAGTTCGAAGTTATTCCACCCGATACGCGTGCCGTTGAAAAAATCTTCAGTGTAACCGCGCAGGTCGTGCAAACCGCCGAATAAAAATTGTTCACTGTATGGAACAACCGATTGCGGCGTTTTGTAAACATAGCCGTGTGTTCCGTTAAATAGCACTAATTTGCGCGTCAGCGGCCAATACGTTTCTACGTCGATGCTGATTTTCTGAGTTGACAACTTTTGCTGTGCGAAGTTTCCAACAACCGGAACGCCGTTGATGTGCAGCGTGTCGGTTCCGCCGGCGATTTCCGCAAACAATATTTCGTCTTTTTTTCCATACTCCAGCAGTGTTTTATAAAAAAGGCCGCTCCGAGGATTGATCCGGTCGTCCCGCGTGTCATAACTGAAACCGATGTATCCGGAATAAAACGTTGCGGAAGGAATGTTGAACAAAAAACTATTGGTCCAGCCGGCGGGATCGATGGTTTTTTGTTTTCCCCCGAAAAGCCCGCGCGTATTTTTACCGAGCAGCACACTGCCGTCGAGACTGAATGTGCGTTCAACGTAGATTGTGTCCTGAACGATTTGCTGAAGTGAGGCGCCGAGATTGACGGGATAATTTAAAACCCACGGCTCGGTATAAGCCAAATAAAAATCCTGTGAGTACCGGTTTTTCTTCTGCCATCGCGCTTCCAGTTGCCGTGCTGAACCGAAAAGATTCTGGAACGAAACATTAAATAAACCCGTGAAATAACCTTTTTCATCCGAGCCGGGTTGTTTCGGCACATAGCCCGCCACACCGTCAATCGTATTGGCGCTGCCCTCGGTAATTTGAATTTTTAACGCGTACGAACTGTCATCGAGGTAAAGCAATTCAGGTGTAGCCACATTTTGGATAAAAGATAATTTTTTTAATCGAATAATAGCATCGTCGATGACTTTTTGATCGTACGACAGCGGTAATTTTAAATTCAATTCCCTCAGTAAAACCGTTTCTTTGGTTTCAGATTGTCCGGTCACCGTAATTTTCCTGATAATAACCGGCTCGCCTTCATTGACCGAAATCCGAATCGTCATCAAAGGCGTCTCGCCTCGTGAAAATAAATGGATGCCCGTTACTTCAATTTTTGTAAAAGGAAATCCGTTGCGCTCGTACAACGACAGAAAGTTTTGTAAGTTCTCATCCAGAATTGCCGGATCGAAAATTTGCCCTGTTAAAGACCATGCATTGTAAATGGTTTGCTGTGGGAGCAGTTCGACACCTTCAATCGCAACGGAATCAACCTTGATCGGACGGTTTTCGGTAACAAAAAAAAAGACGTCCACGGCAGAACTGTCGCGATTAAATAAGCGAGTGATTGAATCAATTGATGCCAAATAAAATAATTTCGATTGATAAAAATTTAATATTTTAATGGCATCGCCGTTTAAAACATCTTCATTCAGCGGCAATGTTTCACGGGTTTGGATCACCGATTGTAGTTTTGACGAAGAAATTGAATGGTTACCTGTGAATTTAATTTTGGTGACGACAGGCGTTTGAGGAAATAA encodes the following:
- a CDS encoding BamA/TamA family outer membrane protein, whose translation is MKTNSRYFQLSIVNLKLTFLCLTLIFFPLALFPQTPVVTKIKFTGNHSISSSKLQSVIQTRETLPLNEDVLNGDAIKILNFYQSKLFYLASIDSITRLFNRDSSAVDVFFFVTENRPIKVDSVAIEGVELLPQQTIYNAWSLTGQIFDPAILDENLQNFLSLYERNGFPFTKIEVTGIHLFSRGETPLMTIRISVNEGEPVIIRKITVTGQSETKETVLLRELNLKLPLSYDQKVIDDAIIRLKKLSFIQNVATPELLYLDDSSYALKIQITEGSANTIDGVAGYVPKQPGSDEKGYFTGLFNVSFQNLFGSARQLEARWQKKNRYSQDFYLAYTEPWVLNYPVNLGASLQQIVQDTIYVERTFSLDGSVLLGKNTRGLFGGKQKTIDPAGWTNSFLFNIPSATFYSGYIGFSYDTRDDRINPRSGLFYKTLLEYGKKDEILFAEIAGGTDTLHINGVPVVGNFAQQKLSTQKISIDVETYWPLTRKLVLFNGTHGYVYKTPQSVVPYSEQFLFGGLHDLRGYTEDFFNGTRIGWNNFELRWLTSRQSRIFVFWDAGYYYRKEYAPGDQTRVITEDGWPIGYGFGIRFQTRLGLFALDYGLGKGDSFNNGKVHFGIATEF